The Magnolia sinica isolate HGM2019 chromosome 9, MsV1, whole genome shotgun sequence genome contains a region encoding:
- the LOC131255914 gene encoding disease resistance protein RPM1-like — protein sequence MRSLQKLAHIEAESGIIRELGNLTQLRRLGIIKLRVEDGNDLCTSIEKMIHLHSFSVISMAKEEVLDLHSLSHSPLPLRCLNLIGRLEKLPEWIASLHNLVAVCLRCSRLKDDPLKALQSLPNLVELELDRAYDGEELCCEGRGYPRLKKLWLFELSGLKNMRVEKGAMSSLEELDIRRCEELVEAPLWLEHVTNLKILDLYDMSEAFLNGLRKDGVEELVDCIHHIPFIQYTDTQTNAHWELS from the coding sequence ATGAGATCCCTACAGAAGTTGGCACATATAGAGGCAGAGAGCGGCATCATTAGAGAGCTGGGGAATCTTACCCAACTGAGGAGGTTAGGCATTATCAAGCTAAGAGTGGAAGATGGGAATGATTTATGCACTTCCATTGAGAAGATGATTCACCTTCACTCCTTTTCTGTGATATCAATGGCCAAGGAGGAGGTTCTCGACCTGCATTCTTTATCACATTCTCCGCTACCTCTTCGATGTCTAAATTTGATAGGGCGTTTGGAGAAGTTACCTGAATGGATTGCCTCACTTCATAATCTGGTCGCCGTTTGTCTGAGATGCTCAAGATTGAAGGATGATCCACTCAAAGCCCTTCAATCACTGCCCAATTTGGTGGAACTCGAACTAGATCGAGCTTATGATGGAGAAGAGTTATGTTGCGAGGGTAGAGGATATCCAAGACTGAAGAAATTATGGCTCTTTGAGTTGAGCGGGTTGAAGAATATGAGGGTGGAGAAGGGAGCAATGTCTAGCCTTGAAGAGCTAGATATTAGACGTTGCGAAGAATTAGTGGAGGCGCCGTTGTGGCTCGAACACGTCACTAACCTCAAAATACTTGACCTGTATGATATGTCGGAGGCTTTCTTGAATGGGCTCAGAAAGGACGGAGTTGAAGAATTAGTGGATTGCATTCACCACATCCCATTCATACAATATACAGACACTCAGACAAATGCTCATTGGGAGTTGTCATGA
- the LOC131255287 gene encoding disease resistance protein RPM1-like produces the protein MAESAVNLLIQYFGPLLVNEVQSLKGVRGEVRELINEFESIRSVLRDADAKQDTDEGLKTWVKQIREVAYDIEDVLDEFMLSQAQQQQGAWGCINFLHILIKQFMVRHKTASSIRDIKTRVSKIKERKDAYSLDSIGQTSSSKKMSDQWYDLRLKALFIEEADLVGIDVPRSQLIEWLVDEDSRLLMISVVGMGGLGKTTLVKKVYDNQQVKKCFETYAWITVSQSFKAEELLRSMVKQFFEEKKDPSPQGLDVMTQVELIQVLRSYLQNKRYVLVLDDVWEADVWNFIGNALPNNENGSRVMITTRKGDVASSSCIGPSDLIYNLQPLHPTEAWSLFCKKAFHSHNENRCPLGLEKLSESFVDKCGALAIVTLGSLLSSKTNDEWEMIHRSLGSEFESDDNLRRMMKILLLSFNDLPYYLKSCFLYLSIFPEDYRIKRMKLIRLWIAEGFVERKVGRTKEEVAEGYLNELIARNLVHVHEWKLYGKAVTCRIHDLVREMFIPKFREEHFFASSVEENTMPCNRIRRLSIYKDENFPKFDAFSCLRSLFIFGVEGLSNAPAITRFSNLRLLRVVDLENTFMEIFPDDLTGLLHLRYLSLENTKIKKLPSSLGS, from the coding sequence atggcaGAGAGTGCTGTGAACTTGTTAATACAATACTTTGGGCCTTTGCTAGTGAATGAAGTGCAGTCGTTGAAGGGGGTCCGCGGAGAAGTCCGTGAACTCATAAATGAGTTTGAAAGCATCAGATCCGTCTTAAGGGATGCCGATGCAAAACAAGATACCGATGAAGGCCTCAAGACATGGGTGAAACAAATAAGAGAAGTGGCTTATGACATTGAGGATGTTCTCGATGAGTTCATGCTCAGCCAAGCACAACAGCAGCAGGGTGCTTGGGGATGCATCAATTTTCTTCATATACTCATCAAGCAGTTTATGGTGCGCCATAAGACTGCATCATCGATACGAGATATCAAAACCCGAGTCAGTAagattaaagaaagaaaagatgctTACTCTCTGGATAGTATAGGGCAAACTTCAAGCTCCAAAAAAATGAGTGATCAATGGTATGATCTGCGACTGAAAGCTCTTTTCATTGAGGAAGCTGATCTTGTGGGCATCGATGTGCCAAGGAGTCAATTGATTGAATGGTTGGTCGATGAAGATTCAAGACTTTTGATGATTTCAGTGGTCGGGATGGGTGGCCTTGGCAAGACCACTCTGGTAAAGAAAGTCTATGATAACCAACAGGTGAAGAAATGTTTTGAAACATATGCTTGGATCACTGTCTCACAATCATTCAAAGCGGAGGAACTGCTTCGAAGCATGGTAAAGCAATTCTTTGAGGAGAAGAAAGATCCATCTCCCCAAGGTTTAGACGTGATGACACAGGTCGAGCTCATACAAGTGCTACGGAGCTACTTGCAGAACAAAAGGTATGTACTTGTTCTTGATGATGTATGGGAGGCAGACGTATGGAATTTCATAGGCAATGCATTGCCCAATAACGAAAATGGTAGCAGGGTAATGATCACTACACGCAAAGGTGATGTCGCATCATCTTCTTGCATCGGACCTTCTGATCTCATCTACAATCTCCAACCTCTGCATCCAACAGAGGCTTGGTCCCTCTTTTGCAAGAAGGCATTCCACTCGCACAATGAGAATAGATGCCCTCTTGGATTGGAGAAGCTTTCAGAAAGCTTTGTAGATAAATGCGGAGCGCTTGCAATTGTGACATTAGGTAGTCTTCTATCCAGCAAGACGAATGACGAGTGGGAGATGATTCACCGTAGCCTCGGATCGGAGTTTGAAAGCGATGACAATCTtagaagaatgatgaaaatatTATTGCTCAGTTTCAATGACTTGCCTTACTACCTGAAATCATGCTTCTTGTATTTGAGTATTTTCCCCGAGGACTATCGGATTAAGCGTATGAAACTAATTCGCCTATGGATAGCCGAGGGCTTTGTAGAAAGAAAAGTAGGCAGGACAAAGGAAGAGGTTGCTGAAGGTTACCTCAATGAGCTCATCGCTAGAAATCTGGTTCACGTGCATGAATGGAAATTATATGGGAAGGCGGTCACTTGTCGCATCCATGATCTTGTGCGAGAGATGTTTATTCCAAAATTCAGGGAGGAGCATTTCTTTGCATCTTCTGTTGAAGAGAACACAATGCCTTGTAACAGAATCCGGCGTCTGTCCATTTATAAAGATGAgaattttccaaaatttgatgCCTTCTCCTGCCTTCGCTCGTTGTTCATTTTTGGTGTGGAAGGACTATCTAATGCCCCTGCAATCACTCGATTTTCCAACTTAAGGTTGTTGAGGGTGGTGGATCTTGAAAACACGTTCATGGaaatctttcctgatgatctaacaGGCTTGTTGCATTTGAGATACTTAAGCTTGGAGAATACAAAGATCAAGAAGCTTCCTAGTTCGTTGGGAAGCTAA